One genomic window of Anas acuta chromosome 14, bAnaAcu1.1, whole genome shotgun sequence includes the following:
- the PROB1 gene encoding proline-rich basic protein 1 has translation MPPDAWHRLPRAGARCTHVIEEPGAAASRAEGRSCSRPDGSAGAVPTMIPRGKRDAGRPAELPDPEGIAEGRRSTWEEDGRLSVLPRDDLPKSMSDSSVSSYHSALCSETTDTFKDCLEFLEEEDAGRHAATPPQGPPVGPPPHGPVPSPRLERGRQAQLSVTAKNSSAPGRGGRMGPLRGDRPPAAAFGDRPGTAAPGTMLGEGRRARRSGGASDSDEADGEVRALTARSFRSLSGLPGTRLDMCSSHTSSSLSNSLSEDGGGGRRWAGCGEPRGAELSGLTGKELFECVDVELESSDAKKGHGKKRTVPKRQIQLKRKERKEPGFFPWGDASAPQPLPPTRKEPPGKGRAVGEDFRFNYKQFMKTASLDDASSKTRMASSLVKNVLAKKMQYEQWINKMEQKSLRGSSTSSGPSSVGTDLLGDGLEGKSSSLSKSDCSISAEDMRCPRGCERLGAASTTRPAKGVVLSEATRENVCKLKTTFNELNERMKYQEVMQCQRLPAEEHTTERTRYRRARALFEGYAGDRKPLDITPKFEKVQKPWPSLKQRAIRPSRPEVVPFEPKSLAFPDVPPRGVFTSRAQEVKLVPQSRWEEKPPPAPREPPSPSTPVATPAEPGNKGKVQIPQPRDVRKLLKSSYSLCFGTTRGPPAPGPVGESTGEPTPPSPLVIHCTSVCRREPAPNLVPPADRDMGTAGGRETEAAHAEGTATVTSSRPARGSPVHITKVQSTRREVAATEGPQLSPAASPACRQRSEIRVPPRAGSGGDTHVESHLHVLVGPRPPPVSGEGSGARSSAVLRTEKTLVLPPPPSPTEGEEERGRGVAAGDGAAGDQHRGGKDGPGDGQDTRAMKPAVRSAVKPPASEPGSWLASAGSRGAAEGTGPAVPIRAREAGNGPSVPTAPLPTRPPDRRESWEHVTKWPGASEPHLNAAPVENTNYLTIPVKAPKSSPVPKLPSLPNPATASFGAPLAPHPASVAFGTPSVPTLPTASFGTPSVPNPPTASFGTPSVPNPATASFGTPLVPNPPTASFGTPSVPNPATASFGTPSVPNPATASFGIPPVPHSTSTSFGTPSVPNPATASFGTAAVPNLVSTSFGTPLVPNATNSPFGFLSASSMSFGTPSVPNLTNTSFGTPLIPYPVSASFMTPLVPNPATASFGTASVPRLANSTFGTPLAPNLPSTPFATPSVPKPASSSFGTPSATNPVPASLGSPPVPSLASAPLGTGVSALPAGESPWSKPFPEPPRPRPPEPVAAAVPQPPAQPQPRLEDAPRRTEGSSPSNKSAPSPTRTFNQRKMLVDPDSGKCYYMEPPRQPQLKMLYDPETGQYVEVLIPPVPVASHAGLYQAPFNPLLYSLPYVPYSSFPGLPAPAPPAAPSPAQPDLQGQLPAAENPGGFSGTFSPDPKGEGPPAASGPDCGYLESLYYIPTGMRASPGPGQPPARASPAGPEQGPLPPL, from the coding sequence ATGCCGCCCGACGCTTGGCATCGCCTCCCCCGTGCTGGCGCCCGCTGCACGCATGTGATTGAGGAGCCGGGCGCCGCGGCGAGCAGAGCAGAAGGTCGATCCTGCTCCCGACCCGACGGCAGCGCCGGGGCTGTCCCCACCATGATCCCCCGCGGCAAGAGGGACGCCGGCCGCCCCGCCGAGCTGCCTGACCCCGAAGGCATCGCCGAAGGACGTCGGTCCACCTGGGAGGAGGACGGCCGCCTGTCCGTCCTGCCCCGCGACGACCTCCCCAAGAGCATGTCCGACTCCTCCGTCTCCTCCTACCACTCGGCGCTGTGCTCAGAGACGACAGACACCTTCAAGGACTGCCTGGAGTTCCTGGAAGAGGAGGACGCGGGCCGCCACGCCGCCACACCACCTCAGGGTCCCCCCGTGGGCCCCCCGCCGCACGGCCCCGTCCCCAGCCCGCGGCTGGAGCGCGGCCGGCAGGCTCAGCTGTCCGTCACCGCTAAGAATAGCTCGGCGCCAGGCCGCGGGGGCAGGATGGGTCCCCTCCGCGGGGACCGGCCGCCCGCCGCTGCCTTTGGGGACCGGCCGGGCACGGCGGCACCGGGGACGATGCTCGGCGAGGGGCGGCGGGCCAGGCGGAGCGGCGGGGCCAGCGACTCGGACGAGGCCGACGGCGAGGTGCGGGCACTGACGGCCAGGTCGTTCCGAAGCCTCTCGGGCCTTCCCGGCACCCGGCTGGACATGTGCAGCTCCCACAcctcctccagcctctccaACTCGCTGTCGGAGGACGGCGGTGGAGGGCGGCGGTGGgcaggctgcggggagccccggggtgcCGAGCTGTCTGGGCTGACGGGGAAGGAGCTGTTTGAGTGCGTGGATGTGGAGCTGGAGAGCAGCGACGCCAAGAAGGGGCACGGCAAGAAGAGGACTGTCCCCAAGAGGCAGATCCAGCtcaagaggaaggagaggaaggagccGGGGTTCTTCCCCTGGGGGGATGCCTCAGCCCCCCAGCCGCTGCCCCCCACCAGAAAGGAGCCCCCAGGCAAGGGCAGAGCTGTTGGTGAGGACTTCAGGTTCAACTACAAGCAGTTCATGAAGACGGCCTCCCTGGACGATGCCTCCAGCAAGACCCGGATGGCCTCCAGCCTGGTGAAAAACGTCCTCGCCAAGAAGATGCAGTACGAGCAGTGGATTAATAAGATGGAGCAGAAATCGCTGAGGGGCAGCTCGACCTCCTCAGGGCCGTCCTCGGTCGGCACTGACCTGCTCGGGGATGGCCTGGAGGGCAAGTCCAGCTCGCTCTCCAAGTCCGACTGCAGCATCTCCGCCGAGGACATGCGGTGTCCTCGGGGCTGCgagaggctgggggctgccagcaccaccCGGCCGGCCAAGGGGGTCGTGCTGAGCGAGGCGACAAGGGAGAATGTCTGCAAGCTGAAGACGACCTTCAACGAGCTCAACGAGAGGATGAAGTACCAGGAGGTGATGCAGTGCCAGCGCCTGCCCGCTGAGGAGCACACGACGGAGAGGACCCGCTACCGGCGAGCGCGCGCCCTGTTCGAAGGCTACGCTGGGGACAGGAAGCCGCTGGACATCACCCCAAAATTTGAGAAAGTGCAGAAGCCGTGGCCCAGCTTGAAGCAGCGAGCCATCCGCCCCAGCAGGCCCGAAGTAGTCCCATTTGAGCCCAAGAGCTTGGCGTTTCCTGATGTGCCACCCCGGGGCGTCTTCACATCCCGGGCGCAGGAGGTGAAGCTGGTGCCGCAGAGCCGGTGGGAGGAGAAGCCACCGCCAGCACCCCGAGAGCCACcgagccccagcacccccgtGGCCACCCCAGCTGAGCCGGGGAACAAAGGCAAGGTGCAAATCCCGCAGCCGCGGGACGTGCGCAAGCTGCTGAAGAGCAGCTACAGCCTCTGCTTCGGCACCACCCgcggccccccagcccctggccctgTCGGGGAAAGCACCGGGGAGCCCACGCCGCCATCCCCGCTCGTCATCCACTGCACCTCCGTCTGCCGCCGTGAGCCAGCGCCGAACCTCGTGCCACCGGcagacagggacatggggacagctGGTGGCCGAGAGACGGAGGCGGCACATGCTGAGGGGACGGCGACGGTCACCAGCAGCCGCCCCGCGCGGGGCTCGCCCGTGCACATCACAAAAGTCCAGTCCACGCGGAGAGAGGTGGCTGCCACCGAGGGtccccagctcagccctgctgcatcCCCTGCGTGTCGCCAGCGGAGCGAGATCAGGGTGCCGCCACgcgcggggagcgggggggacACACACGTGGAGTCCCACCTGCACGTCCTGGTCGGCCCACGGCCCCCGCCGGTGTCCGGGGAGGGCTCTGGGGCTCGGAGCAGCGCAGTGCTGCGGACGGAGAAGACCCTCGTCCTCCCACCACCACCGAGCCCcacagagggagaggaggaacgCGGTCGTGGTGTCGCTGCAGGGGATGGTGCCGCAGGGGACCAGCACCGTGGTGGCAAGGACGGCCCAGGGGATGGCCAGGACACCCGTGCCATGAAACCAGCGGTGAGAAGTGCGGTAAAGCCACCCGCCAGCGAGCCGGGCAGCTGGCTGGCCTCAGCAGGGAGCCGTGGTGCTGCAGAGGGCACCGGCCCCGCTGTCCCAATTCGAGCGAGGGAGGCTGGCAATGGTCCCTCTGTCCCCACCGCGCCACTCCCCACCAGGCCACCGGACCGGAGGGAGAGCTGGGAGCACGTAACGAAGTGGCCGGGAGCCAGCGAGCCGCACCTTAATGCCGCCCCAGTGGAGAACACCAACTACTTGACAATTCCCGTGAAagcccccaaatcctccccagTGCCAAAGCTGCCCTCGCTTCCCAACCCGGCCACCGCATCCTTTGGGGCTCCCTTAGCTCCCCATCCAGCCAGTGTGGCCTTTGGGACCCCTTCTGTCCCCACTTTACCCACTGCATCATTTGGGACCCCCTCGGTCCCTAATCCACCTACCGCATCATTTGGGACCCCTTCAGTCCCTAATCCAGCGACTGCATCGTTTGGGACCCCCTTGGTCCCTAATCCACCTACCGCATCATTTGGGACCCCTTCAGTCCCTAATCCAGCGACTGCATCATTTGGGACCCCCTCAGTCCCCAACCCAGCCACTGCATCATTTGGGATCCCCCCGGTCCCCCATTCAACCAGCACATCCTTCGGGACCCCCTCGGTCCCCAATCCAGCCACCGCATCCTTTGGGACTGCTGCAGTCCCCAATTTGGTCAGCACATCCTTTGGGACTCCTTTGGTCCCCAATGCAACCAACTCACCTTTTGGCTTCCTGTCAGCCTCCAGCATGTCCTTTGGCACTCCCTCGGTCCCCAACCTGACCAACACATCTTTTGGGACACCTTTGATCCCCTACCCCGTGAGCGCATCCTTTATGACCCCCTTGGTCCCCAATCCAGCCACTGCATCCTTTGGGACCGCTTCAGTCCCAAGGCTGGCCAACTCAACCTTTGGGACCCCCTTGGCCCCCAACCTACCCAGCACACCCTTTGCGACCCCCTCCGTCCCCAAACCAGCCAGCTCATCCTTTGGGACCCCCTCGGCCACCAACCCAGTCCCTGCTTCCCTTGGGTCCCCGCCAGTCCCCAGCCTGGCCAGCGCCCCACTGGGGACCGGTGtgtctgccctgcctgctggggaATCCCCATGGAGCAAACCCttccccgagcccccccggccccggccccccgaGCCTGTGGCCGCTGCGGtgccacagcccccagcccagccccagcctcgcCTGGAGGACGCTCCCCGGAGGACCGAGGGCTCCTCGCCAAGCAACAAGAGCGCGCCGAGCCCTACGCGGACCTTCAATCAACGCAAGATGCTCGTCGATCCCGACAGCGGTAAATGCTACTACATGGAGCCGCCGCGGCAGCCCCAGCTGAAGATGCTCTACGACCCCGAGACGGGGCAGTACGTGGAGGTGCTCATCCCACCGGTGCCCGTGGCGTCACACGCGGGGCTCTACCAAGCTCCCTTCAACCCCTTGCTCTACAGCCTGCCCTATGTGCCCTACAGCAGCTTCCCGGGGCTGCCGGCAcccgcgccgcccgccgccccctccccggcacaGCCCGacctgcagggccagctgcCGGCTGCCGAAAACCCCGGGGGCTTCTCCGGGACCTTCAGCCCCGATCCCAAGGGTGAGGGGCCGCCCGCTGCATCAGGGCCCGACTGCGGGTACCTGGAGAGCCTGTACTACATCCCCACGGGGATGCGggccagccccggccccggccagCCCCCCGCCCGcgccagccctgctggccccGAGCAGGGGCCGCTGCCCCCGCTGTGA
- the MZB1 gene encoding marginal zone B- and B1-cell-specific protein: MRPVLAACVALSLVLGPGAGDGCEDPPSPSLSRSVPAPQLSAEELHSPHMPQALRCDACYAIAFQLEEQLSKAEAKLGRKALRESDYVEVLERSCSQSWELYGVQELNGEKRLTGPGLQSQQPLSVVMTGGPWPSRLAKMCHSFVGEQGEEQLYGAHRRGPSALRELLCHGEKGPCAPPAGGKAGRPAPPKALQNEL, from the exons ATGCGCCCCGTGCTGGCGGCGTGCGTGGCCCTGAGCCTGGTGttggggccgggggccggggatGGGTGCGAGGAccccccgtccccgtccctcTCCCGCTCCGTCCCCGCGCCCCAGCTGAGCGCCGAGGAGCTGCACTCGCCCCACATGCCCCAGGCCCTGCGCTGTGACGCCTGCTACGCCATCGCCTTCCAG ctggaggagcagctgagcaaGGCGGAGGCGAAGCTGGGCAGGAAGGCACTGCGTGAGTCCGACTACGTGGaggtgctggagaggagctgctcacagagctgggagct CTATGGCGTGCAGGAGCTGAACGGGGAGAAGCGGCTgacggggccggggctgcagagccagcagcctcTGAGCGTGGTGATGACAGGGGGCCCGTGGCCCAGCAG GCTGGCCAAGATGTGCCACAGCTTCGTGGGCGAGCAGGGCGAGGAGCAGCTCTACGGGGCGCACCGACGAGGTCCCTCGGCGCTGCGGGAGCTGCTGTGCCATGGCGAGAAGGGGCCCTGCGCCCCCCCAGCAGGGGGCAAAGCGGGGCGCCCGGCCCCCCCCAAGGCGCTGCAGAACGAGCTGTAG
- the SLC23A1 gene encoding solute carrier family 23 member 1 isoform X1, with product MGTHSGDLPQPQPQDASPALARVPAGPPRPHGTGRGPAVDAVPPPARQQFDMLYKIEDVPPWYLCILLGFQHYLTCFSGTIAVPFLLAESLCVGKDQLTVSYLIGTIFTCVGITTLIQTTVGIRLPLFQASALAFLVPAKSILALEKWRCPPEEEIYGNWTLPLNTSHIWQPRMREVRPGPPPSAHPGAPRTPPSRVAVPLQIQGAIVVSSLVEVVIGLLGLPGALLSYIGPLTVTPTVALIGLSVFQAAGERAGSHWGIAALSIILIVLFAQYLRNVTIRLPGYRWGRGFVLLRVQIFKMFPIILAIMVVWLLCYLLTRTGVFPSSPEEYGYKARTDARGEILSVAPWFRVPYPCQWGLPTVTSAAVLGMFSATLAGIIESIGDYYSCARLAGAPAPPVHAINRGIFTEGISCIIAGLLGTGNGSTSSSPNIGVLGITKVGSRRVIQYGAGIMIVLGTIGKFTALFASLPDPILGGMFCTLFGMITAVGLSNLQFVDMNSSRNLFVLGFSMFFGLTLPNYLDSNPKAINTGVAELDQILTVLLTTEMFVGGSLAFILDNTIPGTREERGLVQWKAGAHADSTSSASLRSYDFPFGMGAVRRCRWLRHVPICPLFTGFSWRPGKSRAAAAEGAQEGADGLVVCTKV from the exons ATGGGGACCCACTCGGGAgacctgccccagccccagccccag GACGCCAGCCCAGCCCTCGCCCGCGTCCCTGCCGGCCCCCCGCGTCCCCACGGGACGGGCAGG GGCCCCGCGGTGGATGccgtcccccccccggcccggcagCAGTTCGACATGCTCTACAAGATCGAGGACGTGCCCCCCTGGTACCTCTGCATCCTGCTGGGCTTCCAG CATTACCTGACCTGCTTCAGCGGCACCATCGCCGTCCCCTTCCTGCTGGCCGAGAGCCTGTGCGTGGGCAAGGACCAGCTCACCGTCAGCTACCTCATCGGCACCATCTTCACCTGCGTGGGCATCACCACCCTCATCCAGACCACCGTGGGCATCAG GCTGCCCCTGTTCCAGGCGAGCGCTCTGGCCTTCCTCGTCCCCGCCAAGTCCATCCTGGCGCTGGAGAAGTGGCGCTGCCCGCCTGAAG agGAGATCTACGGCAACTGGACGCTGCCGCTCAACACCTCCCACATCTGGCAGCCCCGCATGCGAGAGGTACGGCCCGgaccccctcccagtgcccacCCCGGagcccccaggacccccccttCACGTGTCGCCGTCCCCCTGCAGATCCAGGGGGCCATCGTGGTGTCCAGCCTGGTGGAGGTGGTGAtcgggctgctggggctccccgGGGCGCTGCTCAGCTACATCGGGCCGCTGACCGTCACCCCCACCGTCGCCCTCATCGGCCTCTCCGTCTTCCAGGCCGCCGGCGAGCGGGCCGGCTCGCACTGGGGCATCGCGGCGCT GTCCATCATCCTCATCGTCCTCTTCGCCCAGTACCTGAGGAACGTCACCATCCGCCTGCCTGGCTACCGCTGGGGACGGGGCTTCGTCCTGCTGCGCGTGCAGATCTTCAAGATGTTCCCA ATCATCCTGGCCATCATGGTGGTGTGGCTGCTCTGCTACCTGCTGACGCGCACCGGcgtcttccccagcagccccgaGGAGTACGGCTACAAGGCCAGGACGGACGCGCGCGGGGAGATCCTCTCGGTGGCACCCTGGTTCCGTGTCCCCTACCCCT GTCagtgggggctgcccacggTGACCTCGGCGGCCGTGCTGGGCATGTTCAGCGCCACGCTGGCCGGCATCATCGAGTCCATCGGGGATTACTACTCCTGCGCGCGGCTGGCGGGGGCGCCCGCTCCCCCGGTGCACGCCATCAACAG GGGCATTTTCACTGAGGGCATCTCCTGCATCATCGCGGGGCTGCTGGGAACCGGCAACGgctccacctcctccagccccaaCATCGGGGTGCTGGGCATCACCAAG gtggggagcaggagggtgaTCCAGTACGGCGCTGGGATCATGATTGTCCTGGGGACCATCGGCAAGTTCACGGCGCTGTTCGCATCTCTGCCAGACCCCATCCTGGGCGGGATGTTCTGCACGCTGTTCG GCATGATCACGGCCGTCGGCCTCTCCAACCTGCAGTTCGTCGACATGAATTCCTCCCGCAACCTCTTCGTGCTGGGCTTCTCAATGTTTTTCGGGCTGACGCTGCCCAACTACCTGGATTCCAACCCCAAGGCCATTAACACAG GCGTCGCCGAGCTGGACCAGATCCTGACGGTGCTGCTGACGACCGAGATGTTTGTGGGGGGCTCCCTCGCCTTCATCCTGGACAACACCATCCCGG GGACGCGCGAGGAGCGGGGACTGGTGCAGTGGAAGGCGGGCGCCCACGCCGACAGCACGTCCTCGGCCAGCCTGAGGAGCTACGACTTCCCCTTCGGGATGGGCGCGGTGCGGCGGTGCCGCTGGCTGCGCCACGTGCCCATCTGCCCGCTCTTCACCGGCTTCAGCTGGCGGCCGGGCAAAAGCCGCGCGGCGGCGGCCGAGGGCGCGCAGGAGGGCGCCGACGGCCTCGTCGTCTGCACCAAGGTGTGA
- the SLC23A1 gene encoding solute carrier family 23 member 1 isoform X3, translated as MGTHSGDLPQPQPQDASPALARVPAGPPRPHGTGRGPAVDAVPPPARQQFDMLYKIEDVPPWYLCILLGFQHYLTCFSGTIAVPFLLAESLCVGKDQLTVSYLIGTIFTCVGITTLIQTTVGIRLPLFQASALAFLVPAKSILALEKWRCPPEEEIYGNWTLPLNTSHIWQPRMREIQGAIVVSSLVEVVIGLLGLPGALLSYIGPLTVTPTVALIGLSVFQAAGERAGSHWGIAALSIILIVLFAQYLRNVTIRLPGYRWGRGFVLLRVQIFKMFPIILAIMVVWLLCYLLTRTGVFPSSPEEYGYKARTDARGEILSVAPWFRVPYPCQWGLPTVTSAAVLGMFSATLAGIIESIGDYYSCARLAGAPAPPVHAINRGIFTEGISCIIAGLLGTGNGSTSSSPNIGVLGITKVGSRRVIQYGAGIMIVLGTIGKFTALFASLPDPILGGMFCTLFGMITAVGLSNLQFVDMNSSRNLFVLGFSMFFGLTLPNYLDSNPKAINTGVAELDQILTVLLTTEMFVGGSLAFILDNTIPGTREERGLVQWKAGAHADSTSSASLRSYDFPFGMGAVRRCRWLRHVPICPLFTGFSWRPGKSRAAAAEGAQEGADGLVVCTKV; from the exons ATGGGGACCCACTCGGGAgacctgccccagccccagccccag GACGCCAGCCCAGCCCTCGCCCGCGTCCCTGCCGGCCCCCCGCGTCCCCACGGGACGGGCAGG GGCCCCGCGGTGGATGccgtcccccccccggcccggcagCAGTTCGACATGCTCTACAAGATCGAGGACGTGCCCCCCTGGTACCTCTGCATCCTGCTGGGCTTCCAG CATTACCTGACCTGCTTCAGCGGCACCATCGCCGTCCCCTTCCTGCTGGCCGAGAGCCTGTGCGTGGGCAAGGACCAGCTCACCGTCAGCTACCTCATCGGCACCATCTTCACCTGCGTGGGCATCACCACCCTCATCCAGACCACCGTGGGCATCAG GCTGCCCCTGTTCCAGGCGAGCGCTCTGGCCTTCCTCGTCCCCGCCAAGTCCATCCTGGCGCTGGAGAAGTGGCGCTGCCCGCCTGAAG agGAGATCTACGGCAACTGGACGCTGCCGCTCAACACCTCCCACATCTGGCAGCCCCGCATGCGAGAG ATCCAGGGGGCCATCGTGGTGTCCAGCCTGGTGGAGGTGGTGAtcgggctgctggggctccccgGGGCGCTGCTCAGCTACATCGGGCCGCTGACCGTCACCCCCACCGTCGCCCTCATCGGCCTCTCCGTCTTCCAGGCCGCCGGCGAGCGGGCCGGCTCGCACTGGGGCATCGCGGCGCT GTCCATCATCCTCATCGTCCTCTTCGCCCAGTACCTGAGGAACGTCACCATCCGCCTGCCTGGCTACCGCTGGGGACGGGGCTTCGTCCTGCTGCGCGTGCAGATCTTCAAGATGTTCCCA ATCATCCTGGCCATCATGGTGGTGTGGCTGCTCTGCTACCTGCTGACGCGCACCGGcgtcttccccagcagccccgaGGAGTACGGCTACAAGGCCAGGACGGACGCGCGCGGGGAGATCCTCTCGGTGGCACCCTGGTTCCGTGTCCCCTACCCCT GTCagtgggggctgcccacggTGACCTCGGCGGCCGTGCTGGGCATGTTCAGCGCCACGCTGGCCGGCATCATCGAGTCCATCGGGGATTACTACTCCTGCGCGCGGCTGGCGGGGGCGCCCGCTCCCCCGGTGCACGCCATCAACAG GGGCATTTTCACTGAGGGCATCTCCTGCATCATCGCGGGGCTGCTGGGAACCGGCAACGgctccacctcctccagccccaaCATCGGGGTGCTGGGCATCACCAAG gtggggagcaggagggtgaTCCAGTACGGCGCTGGGATCATGATTGTCCTGGGGACCATCGGCAAGTTCACGGCGCTGTTCGCATCTCTGCCAGACCCCATCCTGGGCGGGATGTTCTGCACGCTGTTCG GCATGATCACGGCCGTCGGCCTCTCCAACCTGCAGTTCGTCGACATGAATTCCTCCCGCAACCTCTTCGTGCTGGGCTTCTCAATGTTTTTCGGGCTGACGCTGCCCAACTACCTGGATTCCAACCCCAAGGCCATTAACACAG GCGTCGCCGAGCTGGACCAGATCCTGACGGTGCTGCTGACGACCGAGATGTTTGTGGGGGGCTCCCTCGCCTTCATCCTGGACAACACCATCCCGG GGACGCGCGAGGAGCGGGGACTGGTGCAGTGGAAGGCGGGCGCCCACGCCGACAGCACGTCCTCGGCCAGCCTGAGGAGCTACGACTTCCCCTTCGGGATGGGCGCGGTGCGGCGGTGCCGCTGGCTGCGCCACGTGCCCATCTGCCCGCTCTTCACCGGCTTCAGCTGGCGGCCGGGCAAAAGCCGCGCGGCGGCGGCCGAGGGCGCGCAGGAGGGCGCCGACGGCCTCGTCGTCTGCACCAAGGTGTGA
- the SLC23A1 gene encoding solute carrier family 23 member 1 isoform X2, giving the protein MGTHSGDLPQPQPQGPAVDAVPPPARQQFDMLYKIEDVPPWYLCILLGFQHYLTCFSGTIAVPFLLAESLCVGKDQLTVSYLIGTIFTCVGITTLIQTTVGIRLPLFQASALAFLVPAKSILALEKWRCPPEEEIYGNWTLPLNTSHIWQPRMREVRPGPPPSAHPGAPRTPPSRVAVPLQIQGAIVVSSLVEVVIGLLGLPGALLSYIGPLTVTPTVALIGLSVFQAAGERAGSHWGIAALSIILIVLFAQYLRNVTIRLPGYRWGRGFVLLRVQIFKMFPIILAIMVVWLLCYLLTRTGVFPSSPEEYGYKARTDARGEILSVAPWFRVPYPCQWGLPTVTSAAVLGMFSATLAGIIESIGDYYSCARLAGAPAPPVHAINRGIFTEGISCIIAGLLGTGNGSTSSSPNIGVLGITKVGSRRVIQYGAGIMIVLGTIGKFTALFASLPDPILGGMFCTLFGMITAVGLSNLQFVDMNSSRNLFVLGFSMFFGLTLPNYLDSNPKAINTGVAELDQILTVLLTTEMFVGGSLAFILDNTIPGTREERGLVQWKAGAHADSTSSASLRSYDFPFGMGAVRRCRWLRHVPICPLFTGFSWRPGKSRAAAAEGAQEGADGLVVCTKV; this is encoded by the exons ATGGGGACCCACTCGGGAgacctgccccagccccagccccag GGCCCCGCGGTGGATGccgtcccccccccggcccggcagCAGTTCGACATGCTCTACAAGATCGAGGACGTGCCCCCCTGGTACCTCTGCATCCTGCTGGGCTTCCAG CATTACCTGACCTGCTTCAGCGGCACCATCGCCGTCCCCTTCCTGCTGGCCGAGAGCCTGTGCGTGGGCAAGGACCAGCTCACCGTCAGCTACCTCATCGGCACCATCTTCACCTGCGTGGGCATCACCACCCTCATCCAGACCACCGTGGGCATCAG GCTGCCCCTGTTCCAGGCGAGCGCTCTGGCCTTCCTCGTCCCCGCCAAGTCCATCCTGGCGCTGGAGAAGTGGCGCTGCCCGCCTGAAG agGAGATCTACGGCAACTGGACGCTGCCGCTCAACACCTCCCACATCTGGCAGCCCCGCATGCGAGAGGTACGGCCCGgaccccctcccagtgcccacCCCGGagcccccaggacccccccttCACGTGTCGCCGTCCCCCTGCAGATCCAGGGGGCCATCGTGGTGTCCAGCCTGGTGGAGGTGGTGAtcgggctgctggggctccccgGGGCGCTGCTCAGCTACATCGGGCCGCTGACCGTCACCCCCACCGTCGCCCTCATCGGCCTCTCCGTCTTCCAGGCCGCCGGCGAGCGGGCCGGCTCGCACTGGGGCATCGCGGCGCT GTCCATCATCCTCATCGTCCTCTTCGCCCAGTACCTGAGGAACGTCACCATCCGCCTGCCTGGCTACCGCTGGGGACGGGGCTTCGTCCTGCTGCGCGTGCAGATCTTCAAGATGTTCCCA ATCATCCTGGCCATCATGGTGGTGTGGCTGCTCTGCTACCTGCTGACGCGCACCGGcgtcttccccagcagccccgaGGAGTACGGCTACAAGGCCAGGACGGACGCGCGCGGGGAGATCCTCTCGGTGGCACCCTGGTTCCGTGTCCCCTACCCCT GTCagtgggggctgcccacggTGACCTCGGCGGCCGTGCTGGGCATGTTCAGCGCCACGCTGGCCGGCATCATCGAGTCCATCGGGGATTACTACTCCTGCGCGCGGCTGGCGGGGGCGCCCGCTCCCCCGGTGCACGCCATCAACAG GGGCATTTTCACTGAGGGCATCTCCTGCATCATCGCGGGGCTGCTGGGAACCGGCAACGgctccacctcctccagccccaaCATCGGGGTGCTGGGCATCACCAAG gtggggagcaggagggtgaTCCAGTACGGCGCTGGGATCATGATTGTCCTGGGGACCATCGGCAAGTTCACGGCGCTGTTCGCATCTCTGCCAGACCCCATCCTGGGCGGGATGTTCTGCACGCTGTTCG GCATGATCACGGCCGTCGGCCTCTCCAACCTGCAGTTCGTCGACATGAATTCCTCCCGCAACCTCTTCGTGCTGGGCTTCTCAATGTTTTTCGGGCTGACGCTGCCCAACTACCTGGATTCCAACCCCAAGGCCATTAACACAG GCGTCGCCGAGCTGGACCAGATCCTGACGGTGCTGCTGACGACCGAGATGTTTGTGGGGGGCTCCCTCGCCTTCATCCTGGACAACACCATCCCGG GGACGCGCGAGGAGCGGGGACTGGTGCAGTGGAAGGCGGGCGCCCACGCCGACAGCACGTCCTCGGCCAGCCTGAGGAGCTACGACTTCCCCTTCGGGATGGGCGCGGTGCGGCGGTGCCGCTGGCTGCGCCACGTGCCCATCTGCCCGCTCTTCACCGGCTTCAGCTGGCGGCCGGGCAAAAGCCGCGCGGCGGCGGCCGAGGGCGCGCAGGAGGGCGCCGACGGCCTCGTCGTCTGCACCAAGGTGTGA